Part of the Ferrimicrobium sp. genome is shown below.
GCCGCAAGGCGCACCGCCTTTGGACTCGCCAGCCGGCTGCCAACCAGCCGCAGTGGACCAACGCGATCCTCGTCAGTGCCACGGATGCCGTCGGAGTAATCGTTGGCATAGTTCACCCCAACCTGTAGGGCCAGCGAGACTACGCCAGCAAGGACCGCTAACAGCGGGCGGAAGTGATGAATCCCGATAGCCAGACCCGTGGCTCCAAGTACCGGGGCGATGGAGGCGGGAAGAGTGCGAGGGCGAGCGCCCTCAACCCATTCTGCTAACGAAGCCATCGATCAGGGCCGTCGTGGAAACTGATCAAAGGCTGGTCGGCGTTTAGCCAGATAGGCATCGCGCCCCTCCTGGGCCTCATCCGACATATAGAACAACATCGTGGCATCCCCGGCGAGCTGCTGGATCCCTGCCAATCCCTCGTCAGCGGCGTTGAAGGAGGCCTTCAGTAACCGTAGGGCGAGCGGTGAGAGGGCAAGAATCTCTCGACACCACTGCACCGTCTCGGCCTCGAGGCGCTCCAGCGGAACGACCGTGTTGACCAATCCCATTCGCAATGCTTCATCTGCGTCGTATTGGCGGCAGAGAAACCAGATCTCCTTGGCTTTTTTGATACCAACCGTCCGGGCCAAAAGTCCAGCTCCATAGCCGCCATCGAAGCTTCCCACACGGGGCCCTGTTTGGCCAAAGCGCGCATTATCTGCGGCGATGGTGAGATCGCAAACGAGGTGGAGCACATGGCCACCACCGATGGCGTATCCAGCCACCATGGCGATGACGGGTTTGGGGAGGCGTCGGATCTGGATCTGGAGGTCCAGCACATTGAGCCTTCCGATCCCCTGCTGAGCGACCGCATCATCGCCGATGTAGCCATCATCGCCGCGAATCCGCTGATCACCACCGGAGCAGAAG
Proteins encoded:
- the menB gene encoding 1,4-dihydroxy-2-naphthoyl-CoA synthase; amino-acid sequence: MEEFAWEPRGEYTDIRFEVLEGIAKITINRPEVRNAFRPQTLFELQRAFEIARDDSSIGVVILTGEGPLAFCSGGDQRIRGDDGYIGDDAVAQQGIGRLNVLDLQIQIRRLPKPVIAMVAGYAIGGGHVLHLVCDLTIAADNARFGQTGPRVGSFDGGYGAGLLARTVGIKKAKEIWFLCRQYDADEALRMGLVNTVVPLERLEAETVQWCREILALSPLALRLLKASFNAADEGLAGIQQLAGDATMLFYMSDEAQEGRDAYLAKRRPAFDQFPRRP